Proteins encoded together in one Temnothorax longispinosus isolate EJ_2023e chromosome 5, Tlon_JGU_v1, whole genome shotgun sequence window:
- the LOC139812934 gene encoding dopaminechrome tautomerase has protein sequence MELIWVLVLLFGFVRPSRPSHLEVAYQWKYLDWVWPNIPLTGKNYTLGNAFTQDVDIDRQGRIFVTSPQWMNGVPISLSLVTKAHGPGGHLLVPYPNWSWHVSFSCQSIVSVYRIAIDECNRLWVVDTGRVMMRAVCPTKILIFDLATDQLIHKYVVPDDQVLYGKAALVTPIVDVGKTCLDTYLYVADVDQNGLVIYDLYRDHSWRVNNTRGNAFGPDEDAMNITIAGESFDLTDGTLGMSLSPLGYFNHRYLYFNSLASYYQKYTNTLSLMQSEYGEPVIFQSNYKRASQAGVQATSRRGVIFFQLVQLTAIACWDIGKPFTPENVVIIAQDEETLQYVSGIKVITNKAGEEELWFNTNRLQKTINMSLKPTETNFRIIRGTVDDIIRGTNCEPSDVRTETPDTVFWHQI, from the exons ATGGAATTGATTTGGGTGCTCGTCCTGCTCTTCGGGTTTGTACGCCCGTCCCGGCCGTCGCACCTCGAAGTGGCTTACCAGTGGAAATATCTCGATTGGGTTTGGCCAAATATACCTCTGACGGGAAAAAACTATACGCTGGGCAATGCCTTCACGCAAGACGTGGATATCGACAGACAGGGCCGCATATTCGTCACGAGTCCGCAGTGGATGAACGGTGTACCAATTAGTTTGTCTTTGGTGACTAAAGCGCATGGTCCCGGTGGTCATTTACTCGTACCGTATCCCAATTGGTCCTGGCACGTATCGTTCAGTTGCCAGAGCATCGTATCTGTCTACAGAATAGCG ATCGACGAGTGCAATCGTTTATGGGTGGTCGATACTGGCAGAGTAATGATGCGAGCGGTTTGCCCCACGAAAATATTGATCTTTGATCTCGCCACGGATCAGCTGATCCATAAATACGTGGTACCGGATGATCAAGTGCTGTACGGGAAGGCAGCATTAGTTACGCCAATCGTCGACGTCGGAAAAACGTGTCTCGATACTTATCTCTACGTGGCGGACGTGGATCAAAATGGACTGGTGATTTATGACTTATATCGCGACCATTCCTGGCGAGTAAACAACACCCGTGGTAACGCTTTTGGCCCGGATGAGGATGCTATGAATATTACGATCGCCGGCGAATCGTTTGATCTAACCGACGGTACGCTCGGTATGTCACTGTCGCCGTTGGGATACTTTAATCACAG atatctgtattttaactcgCTCGCGAGCTACTATCAGAAATACACGAATACATTATCGCTGATGCAAAGCGAGTACGGGGAACCAGtaatatttcaatcaaattacAAGCGCGCAAGCCAAGCGGGCGTGCAGGCAACCTCTCGAAGAGGCgtaatatttttccaattgGTCCAATTAACTGCCATTGCCTGTTGGGACATCGGGAAACCATTTACTCCGGAGAACGTCGTGATAATAGCACAAGACGAGGAGACTCTGCAGTACGTGAGCGGCATTAAGGTGATCACGAATAAGGCCGGCGAGGAAGAATTGTGGTTCAATACCAACAGGCTTCAGAAGACGATAAACATGAGCCTCAAGCCGACGGAGACAAACTTTCGAATAATTAGAGGAACGGTCGACGACATCATCCGGGGTACAAATTGCGAGCCGTCCGACGTGAGAACGGAAACCCCAGACACCGTCTTTTGGCACCAAATATAA